One Thermococcus eurythermalis DNA segment encodes these proteins:
- a CDS encoding OadG family protein: protein MSQFAEGGWITVIGVTIVFAILSILAIVMYAIGAFERGMTRKAEGKPKSEAKEAPVEEKKETGAPNEEIPPRDLAIITASILAYIAKKAEVARPVPFRRKVSDAWRLYGVQTYMNEVENFNYELRKW from the coding sequence ATGAGCCAGTTTGCCGAAGGCGGATGGATTACTGTAATCGGCGTCACGATAGTCTTCGCGATACTGAGCATACTCGCCATCGTCATGTACGCCATAGGCGCCTTCGAGCGTGGAATGACAAGGAAAGCAGAGGGCAAACCCAAGAGCGAAGCTAAGGAGGCACCCGTTGAGGAGAAGAAAGAGACTGGGGCTCCGAATGAGGAAATCCCCCCGAGGGATTTGGCCATTATTACTGCCTCAATTTTGGCCTACATCGCGAAGAAGGCGGAAGTCGCCAGACCCGTCCCGTTTAGGAGGAAGGTCTCCGATGCCTGGCGCCTTTACGGCGTCCAGACCTACATGAATGAAGTTGAGAACTTCAACTACGAACTCAGGAAGTGGTGA
- a CDS encoding acetyl-CoA carboxylase biotin carboxyl carrier protein subunit: MKVKVIVEGREYEVEVEELGGGKFRVSFDGKSYEVKAEGLGIPLPSLPEAPASAPAPVPAPAPAPAPTPVPSAPSPAPAQASPNTVTAPMPGKVVRILIREGEQVKTGQGLLVLEAMKMENEIPAPKDGVVKKIYVKEGDAVNTGDPLIELG, from the coding sequence ATGAAGGTTAAGGTCATCGTTGAGGGTAGGGAATACGAGGTCGAGGTTGAGGAGCTCGGTGGTGGAAAGTTCAGGGTCAGCTTCGATGGCAAAAGCTACGAGGTCAAGGCAGAGGGGCTGGGGATACCGCTTCCGAGCCTTCCTGAAGCGCCTGCAAGTGCTCCGGCTCCTGTTCCTGCGCCTGCTCCAGCGCCTGCCCCAACACCAGTTCCAAGCGCCCCTTCGCCGGCCCCTGCGCAGGCTTCGCCGAATACTGTTACGGCCCCGATGCCTGGCAAGGTTGTTAGGATACTCATCAGGGAGGGCGAGCAGGTTAAGACTGGTCAGGGACTGCTCGTGCTTGAGGCCATGAAGATGGAGAACGAGATTCCAGCACCAAAAGACGGCGTCGTAAAGAAAATCTACGTAAAAGAAGGCGACGCCGTAAACACCGGCGACCCACTGATAGAGCTTGGGTGA